A stretch of Acidobacteriota bacterium DNA encodes these proteins:
- a CDS encoding SGNH/GDSL hydrolase family protein, protein MPRPARRFVLLAMVLTSVVLALAALEVALRVVEWRRGSATAMPQFVTCGDCPMLYRMNPDRPDVSAQGLRGGEYAIPKPPGTLRILMLGDSTTYGFRVDAEATFAKRLEAALDGTDGRVEVINAGVNGYTPYNEWQYFLSEGRAFAADIVIVTFCMNDVADPELHWNWDAASRPGTYSTNLALTNIPADAIPDKTYNRTHARSQLEARRRQAQSLWRKSFLHNFIDTRVNRIWPPRGPIDVVGRFVRITGEDTLSIERLLDPASERMLWLKSMYGQIAEAVRREGAAPLAVILPLSYQLAPAYPYLPQQVIAEQCRENGLACLDVLPEFRRHTGPDLFLGRRSGFDDITHLSEVGHQLVAEQLARFLVEQGTLPAR, encoded by the coding sequence ATGCCCAGACCCGCGCGTCGCTTCGTTCTGTTGGCCATGGTGCTCACCAGTGTGGTGCTGGCACTGGCCGCTCTCGAGGTCGCGCTGCGCGTCGTCGAATGGCGGCGCGGGTCGGCGACGGCGATGCCACAGTTCGTGACCTGTGGTGACTGTCCAATGCTCTACCGCATGAACCCCGATCGACCCGACGTGAGCGCACAGGGCCTTCGCGGCGGCGAGTATGCGATTCCGAAACCGCCAGGCACCCTGCGCATCCTCATGCTCGGCGATTCGACGACCTATGGGTTCCGCGTTGACGCCGAGGCGACATTCGCGAAGCGACTGGAAGCCGCGCTCGACGGCACCGATGGCCGCGTCGAAGTGATCAATGCCGGTGTCAACGGATACACGCCGTACAACGAGTGGCAGTACTTCCTGTCCGAGGGCCGCGCCTTTGCCGCCGACATTGTCATCGTGACGTTCTGCATGAACGACGTCGCCGACCCCGAGCTGCATTGGAATTGGGATGCCGCTTCAAGGCCCGGGACGTATTCCACGAATCTGGCGCTCACCAACATCCCGGCTGACGCGATCCCGGACAAGACGTACAACCGTACCCACGCGCGGTCCCAGCTTGAGGCACGGCGGCGGCAGGCGCAATCACTGTGGCGCAAGTCGTTCCTGCACAACTTCATCGACACGCGCGTGAATCGGATCTGGCCACCGCGCGGGCCCATCGATGTCGTGGGCCGGTTCGTCCGGATTACCGGAGAGGACACGCTCAGCATCGAGCGCCTGCTCGACCCGGCGTCGGAACGGATGTTGTGGCTGAAGTCGATGTACGGCCAGATTGCGGAGGCCGTGCGCCGCGAGGGTGCAGCGCCGCTGGCCGTCATCCTCCCGCTGTCGTACCAGCTGGCCCCGGCCTACCCGTACCTGCCGCAGCAGGTGATCGCGGAGCAGTGCCGCGAGAATGGTCTGGCGTGCCTTGATGTGCTGCCCGAGTTTCGCCGCCACACCGGCCCCGACCTCTTCCTCGGCCGCCGTTCGGGCTTCGACGACATCACACATCTCTCAGAGGTCGGTCATCAGCTCGTGGCCGAACAACTCGCGCGCTTCCTCGTCGAGCAGGGAACTCTGCCCGCGCGGTAA